The genomic stretch AGAGCTTCCGCCCGCTTCATGGCTTACGCCACGCCTATGCATCCATGCTCGCCAGTTCCGGCAAAGTGGACATGTATATGCTTCAGAAGCTCCTGACGCATAAGAGCCCCCAGATGACCCAGCGTTATGCCCACCTGCGGGACGATGCCCTGCGCAAGGCCTCCAATGTGATGGACGATCTCATTGCGGATGCGGTGAAGGAAGATGAGGCGAAAGGAAAAGTAGTCCATTTGCCGAAGAGGGAGAAGTGATTTTCAATATGCTGATTACGCCAGGGATATTGGTGAAAATGCTCGGTGAAAGGGAGTATGCGACGTTTGTGAACGGCATGTTCCCGTCCGTCCCCGAAAAGACTCTCCGGAACGTCCTCAAGGGGGAAAGCAATCCACAGAAAAAGACGATTGAAAAAATGATCCGCGATATTTGCGCCCGAACGGGCTTGGAGGAAGGTGTTGCCCTAAAGGTTTTGTCCCCGGAGTCCCGGCAGCCGTGGAAAACCGCCTTTGCCGGAGCGGAGTTAAGTGCGGGCACTCCTCAAAGCATGCAGTATGCTTTTGAAGTGATAGTTCGGATTGAGAGCGCCATATATCAGGCTGAAAACGCTAAGCAAAAAGGTGATTCCCGCTGGTTCAACCGGTTCAGGAGGGCGGGACTGCCTTCTGAAATCTTACCGAAACAGTTCTTTGATGCCTATCTGCACCATGGTGCCGGTTCGGTGAACAAGCAGGGACAGCGGAGAGTCCCGGTGCTCTCTGGTAAGGTCTTTCTCAGGACGTCCCTATACTGTTTGGCTGCGCTCGAAGTTGCTTTCATGAAATCCGAAGAGGAATACGCCAAGGTAGGCCTATGGGTGGATAAGGCCATGCCGAGCTATGAGGATGAACGTTTGGTTGGCCCGATGCGGCACATGTTTCTCGGGATGATGAAGTATCTGGGCAAGTCCAGCGCGGTGAAATTTGCGGAAGTATTGCCAAGCCTGAAGAACGATTTCCCGGACCCAGAGAATCAGCGCCGAAAGATATTGAGATGGATGAGAGGAGAAGAGCCGCCCAGCTGGGAGACAATGTTTATGATTCGGGACGAGTTGTTCGATGGCAACTCTGATTTATTAGTGAATTACGGTGTCGCCCGTTTTCTTCAGAATCTGTTCAATGATCTGCTGAAGCATGCCGTTCCGAAATTTTTCAAGGACGAGCAAGAACTCGTCGCCGTTTTTCAGGAATACCCCAAGTGGCAGGAGCATCATCAAAAGGGCTTCGCAGAATGGAGCGAAGCGAGGGACTGTGGATAGCCCCTCGCTTCGTTAGCGATTACGAGTCCATGTAATCATCGTTGTTCGGATTATGGGCGTCGGCCCAGTCGTTCATGTCGGCATCATTATTGGGGTTGTTGATGTCGGACCATAGGTCGAGTTCTTCCTGGCTCATGTCTGATGTATCGGGCATTTTTTATCTCCTTTTTGATTACTTGCCGTTCTGGTTGGGGTTCACCTGCTTGCCGCGATTCCCTTGATTCTGGTCGTATTGCCTATTCGTTCCCCTGGTGCCTTTGTTGGCGTTCTGGATGTTGGCAGCGTTGTCTGCGGGGTTGATTTTCTTTCCGGATTTCTTGGACATTGTGATGTCTCCATCATTGTGTTTGTGCCTGACACTCCATGTGCCGTGGCGTTGATGGGTGGACAATGCCAGAGCTTGATACTTGTGGGGAGTGACAGTGGACGGCCATAATTGTTGCTGATAGCACATGCGACCCTGCTAAGGGCACAAGCTGGGACGAAAAAAACAAAAGCTAATCCCCTCGTAATCAGTCTACAAAACACCAATTTTATATGGCTAAAAATGAGCTTTAATAATGTCATGCTTTTGGCAATGACACAGCTTTGATGTTTCCGTGCTTTTATAAGGATAACGCTTTGATAATATTGTCAAAAAAATGATTGACTAGGCCTTTTTTCGTGCTATCGTGGTTTCAAAATCAACCCGAAATAGAAGGAGTAAACGATGACGAATGAAGGCGTGCAACATGTGGAAATCCGAGGCCACAAGATCAACCTGTATCGGGATGAAGATGATACAAAAGGATACCTGTTTGACGTATTGCCGAAGGTATTGGCGGTGATAGATGAAAAGGAAACCCAAAGGCTCCAAGACAAGAAATACTGCAAGGAAAAATTTGATCTCAATTTCCCAGCCATTACTATGAGCAGTAAGAATGGGCTCGACAAAAACGGTCATCGCCGTTTCTACCCTGAACTTCTTAAAGACAAATACTGGGTATGCAGTCAGTGGTACGACACTCCGGCTCAACCTAATTTTACGATGTGGATTGACTACCTGTTTGAGTTGCGCGACAGGTTTGGTAATAATGGAATAGACAACTGAGGGGAGATCATGTCGAACCGTTATGAATACACTGAAGAAGATGACGTCCTTGCTTGTTATGTAGCCAAGTATGGTGAAGAGATATTGATATCCCCAATCACAGCTTCCAAAACACGTGGCATGACAGAAGAGTCTTTTAAAGCGCGGGTGGAGAACTTCAAGGCGATTGAGGGCAAAAGCCGACTTACACATGTCGCTGAAATGAGTAGAGAAGTATACGAAACATATAAACCCGTATCAAAAGGTCAACACCGCACATTTTGTCTCAGTATTCTTGGTATATCCAAATAGCTGAGCAAGAAGCCCCGCTCTAATTGATTTCGAGCGGGGCTTCTTTACCTGCATGCTTCTATTTTCTAATTGCTAGGGTGTGTCGACAATCACTTCAGCCACAGCCACATTGCTCCTACGTACACGAAAGCAAGATAGGACGTCGCCAGCTTGTCGTATCGTGTTGCAATCCTTCGAAACTGTTTTAAATTTCCAAACATACACTCTATAGCACTTCGCTCCTTATAGAGATGTTTGTCATATGTTCGCCTTGTCTTTCTGTGAGAGCGAGGAGGGACAACCGGATTGGCATTCATGGCTTCAATTGCCATTACAATTTCATCTGAATCATAGCCCTTATCAGCAAGGACATGCTCGGCAGCCTGTCCTTCAATAAGCGGAATCGCCATACTGCAATCCGCTGTATTTCCAGGTGTTAATATGAATTTAGTTGGACATCCGAGAGCATCTGTGGCAGCATGGACTTTCGTTGAAAACCCTCCTCTAGATTTCCCCACCGACTGCTGGAGGTGCCCCCTTTCCGCCAGCCGAATGCTGATGAGCTCGCACTATTGTGCTGTCAATCATGAGCCATTCAGTATCAGCGTCTACCGCAAGCGTGTTGAAGATCATTTGCCATACACCTTTCTTGGCCCAGCGGATAAATCTCTTATGGACCGAAGACCACTTGCCATAGCTTTCTGGCAAATCTCGCCAAGGCGCCCCTGTCTTGCCAATCCACATGACTGCATCAATGAATAGCCTGTTATCTTTTGCAGTTACACCGCAGTCACTTTGTTTTCCTGGAAGATATTCTTTGATTTTATCCCACTGATCGTCGCGTAGAGCGTGTCTTTTTTGCACTGCCAACCTCCTGCCAAGAAGTATAGCAAATCTCAGAATGATTGTCGACACGCCCTAATGGTCAAAAAAAGAACCGCTAACTTCCATCAGCGGTTCCCTTCTTTAAGGCGAACGGGCGACCAGTTCTTCTTCGTCTTTGTCCATGGCGATGACGCCCGTCTCGGCCAGGATGCCGACAGCTACGCCGTTGATGAAAGTCTAGAAGGCTCTCATGGTTCCTCCTTGTTTCATGCTTCGAACTCAGTGCCGCACTGGTTGCAACGCCATTCGCATATCACATGCCTGTCAATGTGTTCGCCGACCTGATTGCCCACAGCTGATCCTGCGAAGAAACCGGCAAGCGCCCCGGCCAAACCGCCTGCGAGAACACCGAGACCGGTGCCTACGACTGGGACTAATGAGCCGATGGCCGCCCCGGTAGCTGCGCCTGACGATGCGCCGTAGTATCCACAAGCTCCACCCGTTACGCCTCCGACAACCGTGCCGACTTTCTGGCTTGTGTTGACCAGGACGACATGAGCCGAGCTCTCGCATTTGGGACATTTGGGAGTTTCATCACTCATATTTTACCTCGTGATTATTTATGGTTAATAAGCGCACCACGCAGCATGGTGAACATAGCGGGAGCCAATTCGGACACCTCGTTGATGATGCAGCTATGGTTTGGAAGCAGTTTGGTGATGGCTTCGGACAGGATGCCCAGGCCGTAGACTTCGATGCCGAATCTCTTCCCCTCTTCAAGAGCATTAAGAGCCATAGTGAAAGAGTCGGGATCGCCGTCTGTCAGGATCAGAATGATCTTTCTGGATTCGGAAAGCGTATGCATCTGCTGCAGTACCCACCAAAAGGCTTCGCCGAGAGGTGTGCAGCCTGTTGCTCTTACGGCGAAGTTTTCATGCAGTCTTTCGCCATGCTTCAGGATCGGCCAGATCGTGGGACCACGATCATTCCCATTGCCGCCGTCAGTCGGTGTTCCTGCGGGAAACGCGGTCACTCCGACATTGATCCCGTTGATGGTATCCAGGGCCGTAGCGACGGCATGGCAAACCTGAGTAGTCAGCTTGATACGTCGTCGCATGGAGCCTGAGCAATCAAGCAGAATGTGGACGGCTGTGTTGATTCCAACCTTGTGACCATCACTCCTGAATACGCGAGCGTCTGCCGCCGATAGGCGGTGCAGTTGTCGTGCATCCAATCGGCCATGCCGTCCGATCTTGCTTCGTGACAGCACCGATGATTGCAGTAATGCCTGAAGCTGTACCCGCAAAGCGTTCGAAGCTTTGCGGGTTATGGCAGCATCTTCTTGGCTTATCTGCTTTGTTGCCTTTTTGCCGAGTTGCGCAACACACAACGCTTCGTTCACATCTTTTGGCGTTTCCTTGCGCAGACTGGTTGCCAGCGCCTCACCCCAATCGTTGGGCAGGTTGGATTCGTCCGCAGTCAACAGCCGATTCAGGGCGTCCATGGGCAGTGTATCTGGACCACTCTTTTCAGCCGTTTCCTCGGATCTCAAGCCCCTATTTTGCGGGGGCTGAGAAGCCGATGTGTCCTTCAGCAGAGAAACGACCTCTCTTGCGTACAAGATGCAGTCCTGCGTAGAATCGCAGTAGGCATGCACCTTCTGCAAAACCAGATTTAACCGTTCGATCAGGCCGGGATAATGGATTTCAACAAATCTCCCGACTTCGTCACGCTGTTCAATCAGCGACTGCACGTCCCACGTCCGAACCGACAGCAACAGCCAATTCAGAATGGCCATGGCCGGATCGGCTGTCTGCTCATTGGCATTGCCGAACAGATGTTGGATTAACCAATTGAAATTGGAACGACATCCAGGGAACAGACGAGCCAACCGATGCTCTACACGCCAGTCCTCGAAACTATTCCAGATATGCATTTCAAGAGGCGTCAGGTTCGCCAGCCGTAACCAATCGAACCGGGTTTCTCGGATATGAGCAGCCTCATGGTCCACAAAACCTCTGGCCAGACCAATGAGCGTTTCGTTGCATTCCAGCGGCAGCGCAGGCAGATGGATAGTGTCGCCATCCGTGTACGCGCCCGTTCCTCCGATCACGACCTTTACGCCGTACTTCCGCCCGAGAACTGAAGCCACCATAGGCAGGGATCGCATGATGAGTTGATTGTTCATGGCGATCACCAGAGTCCGTGGCTGTCGATTGCGTGTTGCTGCACCGGTTCAGGAACAAACGCCGCTTCGGTCGCAGGCATCTCCTCCCGTACAACCGGAATCGTATCAGCAACCAGCCCTGACAGAATGTCGGCTGCATCCTGCCCCTCCAGTATCTTTTGGCCATGGGCAACGAGCGTTGCCGGATCACGAAGCAGCGAAACCACGCCCTGGAGCATGACCAACGCACTCCCCTGGATGTGACCCCGTTTCGGCATGCGGTTGAAGGCGGTATCCAGCAGATCGACGACCGGCACTACTCTGGGCTCCACGAAGCTCAGGCCGGAGAGCTTGGCGTGGATGGAACGCAGGGGCGAAAGCGCCTTGTGCGTGACCTTGTCCTTGCCTTCGAAGCAGCGTTGCCAAGTGTCCGTGGCAGCCTTGGCGACTTCGCCGAACAGCTTGTCGCCGAGTTCACTCACTTCGTGCTGCAAGCCATGGCCCACCGTATTGTCAGGTGGCGGCATGAGCTTGAAGAACTGCCAACGGAAATCCAGCCGACTGCGGACATAATCCGCACTGACCGGCGAGCTGCCGATCAAATTCTCCCATCCAGGGTGCTGAACGATCCAATCTCGGACAGCCTCATCATATCGGCTGAGAAACTGTGCTTTCGCATTCAGGAAATCGGCGCGAATGTCAGTCAATTCGGCCACGATGTCATCAGCCTTGTCTTCAGGGATGCCCCAGCCGCCGAGAAAGCGGACACCGGTCCTATCCAGGAGGTTCACAGCTCGCGCCTTGAGGGTGCCGAATATGCGCAACTCCTTAGGGTCGCAAATCTTCTTGCTGCCGAGGGATGCGAGTTCCTCGGGCGGTAGTTCCGCGCCGCCGAAGTCGGCGGGTGTCAGTTTCTTGCGGGCAGTCCAGATGTTAACGTCCAGGTTCAGGGCCATTAAATTATCGAGTACGGTAATATTCGTATGCATCATGAGTGATTCTCCTTTTGTTGCGGGAAGATGCGTTGTGCCAGCTCATGCAGCACCGTCCGGGTCTCCGGTGTGGCGCGATAGCCAAGCGCTCGATCGAGCGCGTAGGTCACGGGTTGGATGCCCTGGCGGGCAAGCGGTTGGAATCGGACGGTCAGGTCCGCCCAGCGGATAAGGGTACGAGTCGAGAACGTCACCTCAATGGTGTCGCGGAAGTTGCCGTCGGCCTCGCCCATGAAAAGCTTCCGCACTTCGTTGGCAAATTCGACCATTTTCGTGCGCACTTCTTTGGGTAGGCCAGGGGCCTTGCGATGCAGCAATTCACGCTCGGCTTTAGGGCTGGGGTAGCCGATTTCGCAGAGCCAAAACCGGTCCATGAACGCCAAGTTTTGCCTGAGCGTGCCCTGGTACAGACCGGTTTCATCAGTCCCTCCATTGGTGTTTGCTGTGGCTGCAAATCGGAACAGAGGGTGAGGCTTGATTACTTCCCCACCGTTTTCGGGAATACACAACGGATCGCCATCGAGAATTCCATTGAGGCCAGCAGCAGTCGCCGGGTCGAGCAGGTCAATTTCGTTGAGCAGGAAGAGCCCTCCGAATTTCATAGCCATGGCCAATGGCCCGTACTGAAAGCTCATATTCGAGTCTTCCACGGTCAGATGACCGACCATATCCGGGAACTCCAGTCGCCCATGGCCGGTAATGTCGAACACGGGATAATTCAGCTTGGCAGCGAGTTGCTTGATGAGGCTGGTTTTTCCCGAGCCAGCAGGGCCAAACACGTACAGCGGGTCAGATGAATCCATGAACCACACTACGACATCGCGGCTGGAGTCATGGAACAGGTATTCTGGATTCAGGTCAGGGGTAAACGAGGACGAGGTTGCAAAGCCACGCACTGTTCGCTTGGACTTCTTACCGCTGAAAACTTTGCCTGCGTCGTGGTCTGCAGGTTGAAGGGTTTGTAATTCTTTCAGGGTTTTGTTCATGAATTCCTCCTTTGGAAATGAAAAGCCCCTGCTCCACATGATGTGGGACAGGGGCACAATTTGTTTGTGTTGGGAAGCTAAAAAGAACTCGTTCTTATGTGGATAATATATGTCTGAAATTTCTTGAAAAGCAGAGTGCCAACGGCGGCGGCAGTGATGCGATCTTTTGGCTTTGATTCAAGATGCTGTGGGTGGTCATGCACAAAAGATCGAAATATGGGGCAACAGAAGTGCTTGTCGCTGGCAGACTCTCTTTCCTTAGGCCTGGGAATAGAGTATGTGGTTGAGACGTTAGTAAATTTTAACAGGCTATAGTTAATGTCGATATGTTGTCTTTTGACGATATCCTGAATTCTTCGATTGCTGTCGATCTTGAAATACATCCTGAAGGCAACCACCTTCTGGCTGTTGGTGCGTATGTAAAGCGATCAGAGCAACATGTTTCAAGAAATGGGGGGAAACTTTCTCCCTGTGAAGCTCTTGATGGCCTTGATCGTCTTGCACAAGAGGAAGAATTCATTGTCGGCCACAACATAATTCAACACGACTTACCCTATCTGAAAGGAATGGCGGATAACGCGCGGATTTTTACGTTGCCCGCAATTGATACGTTGATCCTTTCACCTCTCGCATTTCCACAAAATCCATATCATCGCCTGGTGAAGGGTTATAAGCTCGTAAAGGACACCATCAACAATCCTGTGGCCGATTCAAAGTTGGCTCTTGGCTTACTTGAAATGGAAGCAGATGTTTTTGCGCAGCTTCCCGAAAGTACGCTTCAGTTTTATGGCTATTGTTTGAGGGCCACGCATCCAGAACATGGCTTTGGAGCTTTTTTTGAGGCCATTGCCCGAAAGCCCCTTCCAAGCCAGCGAGAAGCTGAAGCAATATGGATGGATGAGTTGGGGACGAAAGCCTGTTCCAACCATGCAATTGAAATATTTCACGAGGCAACAGCCACTCAAGATCAAACGTGGAAGCTTGCTTATATTGCTGCCTGGATTCGTGCTGAGAACGGTACATCTGTTCTGCCTCCTTGGGTCAGGTACGCCATGCCGGGTATTACGTCGGATTTGAATCGACTTCGCTCGACATCCTGCAACAATAATAGTTGCGAGTATTGCACTTCCAATCACGATCCTCATACTGCGCTTAAGGCTTTTTTCGGCTTCGAAACATTCCTTCCTGTCAAAGATGAGAGCCCTCCGCTTCAGGAGTCCATTGTCAAAGTTATGCAGGCTGGCAAGCCACTGTTGGCCATTCTCCCTACAGGGGGAGGAAAATCCCTTTGCTATCAACTCCCAGCCCTCATGCGTGCCCGACAGCGGAAAGTGATGACGCTTATCCTTTCACCTCTTCAGTCACTCATGAAGGATCAGGTGGATGGATTGGTCTCCAAAGGCATAGCCAATGCGGGGATGATCAATGGTCTGCTTACGCCGCTTGAAAGATCTGCCACCCTGGAATCAATAAGGTTGGGCGACATAGATATCCTTTTCATCGCGCCCGAGCAGCTGAGAAATACGGTAGTAAAACGCACGCTCGCACAGCGGGAGCTTGGTCTGGTTGTCGTGGATGAAGCGCATTGCCTTTCAAA from Pseudodesulfovibrio profundus encodes the following:
- a CDS encoding DUF3150 domain-containing protein, which gives rise to MMHTNITVLDNLMALNLDVNIWTARKKLTPADFGGAELPPEELASLGSKKICDPKELRIFGTLKARAVNLLDRTGVRFLGGWGIPEDKADDIVAELTDIRADFLNAKAQFLSRYDEAVRDWIVQHPGWENLIGSSPVSADYVRSRLDFRWQFFKLMPPPDNTVGHGLQHEVSELGDKLFGEVAKAATDTWQRCFEGKDKVTHKALSPLRSIHAKLSGLSFVEPRVVPVVDLLDTAFNRMPKRGHIQGSALVMLQGVVSLLRDPATLVAHGQKILEGQDAADILSGLVADTIPVVREEMPATEAAFVPEPVQQHAIDSHGLW
- a CDS encoding cobaltochelatase CobT-related protein gives rise to the protein MNNQLIMRSLPMVASVLGRKYGVKVVIGGTGAYTDGDTIHLPALPLECNETLIGLARGFVDHEAAHIRETRFDWLRLANLTPLEMHIWNSFEDWRVEHRLARLFPGCRSNFNWLIQHLFGNANEQTADPAMAILNWLLLSVRTWDVQSLIEQRDEVGRFVEIHYPGLIERLNLVLQKVHAYCDSTQDCILYAREVVSLLKDTSASQPPQNRGLRSEETAEKSGPDTLPMDALNRLLTADESNLPNDWGEALATSLRKETPKDVNEALCVAQLGKKATKQISQEDAAITRKASNALRVQLQALLQSSVLSRSKIGRHGRLDARQLHRLSAADARVFRSDGHKVGINTAVHILLDCSGSMRRRIKLTTQVCHAVATALDTINGINVGVTAFPAGTPTDGGNGNDRGPTIWPILKHGERLHENFAVRATGCTPLGEAFWWVLQQMHTLSESRKIILILTDGDPDSFTMALNALEEGKRFGIEVYGLGILSEAITKLLPNHSCIINEVSELAPAMFTMLRGALINHK
- a CDS encoding AAA family ATPase; the protein is MNKTLKELQTLQPADHDAGKVFSGKKSKRTVRGFATSSSFTPDLNPEYLFHDSSRDVVVWFMDSSDPLYVFGPAGSGKTSLIKQLAAKLNYPVFDITGHGRLEFPDMVGHLTVEDSNMSFQYGPLAMAMKFGGLFLLNEIDLLDPATAAGLNGILDGDPLCIPENGGEVIKPHPLFRFAATANTNGGTDETGLYQGTLRQNLAFMDRFWLCEIGYPSPKAERELLHRKAPGLPKEVRTKMVEFANEVRKLFMGEADGNFRDTIEVTFSTRTLIRWADLTVRFQPLARQGIQPVTYALDRALGYRATPETRTVLHELAQRIFPQQKENHS
- a CDS encoding IS5 family transposase (programmed frameshift), which translates into the protein MQKRHALRDDQWDKIKEYLPGKQSDCGVTAKDNRLFIDAVMWIGKTGAPWRDLPESYGKWSSVHKRFIRWAKKGVWQMIFNTLAVDADTEWLMIDSTIVRAHQHSAGGKGAPPQQSVGKSRGGFSTKVHAATDALGCPTKFILTPGNTADCSMAIPLIEGQAAEHVLADKGYDSDEIVMAIEAMNANPVVPPRSHRKTRRTYDKHLYKERSAIECMFGNLKQFRRIATRYDKLATSYLAFVYVGAMWLWLK